The Micromonospora sp. WMMD961 genome has a segment encoding these proteins:
- a CDS encoding TMEM175 family protein, with protein MESENGNRRLVRQPGRLMSFSDAVFAIAVTLLVLEIQPPQDFRHLLRGLGALWPSYLGYVLSFLLVGQVWVNHHVMFDRVRHVDRKVLFLNTLLLMVIAFLPFSTSLLADAIRAELGLRTAVVVYGATLWTAAALFNVIWAHLRRAKLLDPDLGPSGVRAIGRRFALALVWIGSGILVGAFVPLAGVVIIAGFLPAYYLPIRGEYGEDDTAADRPS; from the coding sequence GTGGAGTCCGAGAATGGCAATCGTCGGTTGGTGCGTCAGCCGGGCCGGCTGATGTCCTTCAGCGATGCGGTATTCGCCATCGCCGTGACACTTCTGGTGTTGGAAATCCAACCGCCGCAGGATTTCCGGCATCTCCTCCGGGGTCTCGGCGCGCTGTGGCCGTCCTACCTGGGTTATGTGTTGAGCTTCCTGCTCGTCGGGCAGGTGTGGGTCAATCACCACGTCATGTTCGACCGTGTCCGGCACGTCGACCGGAAGGTCCTGTTCCTCAACACCCTGCTGTTGATGGTCATCGCCTTCCTGCCGTTCTCCACCTCACTACTCGCCGACGCGATACGCGCGGAGCTGGGGCTGCGCACGGCGGTTGTCGTCTACGGTGCGACGCTGTGGACGGCGGCAGCCCTGTTCAACGTCATCTGGGCCCATCTTCGCCGGGCCAAACTGCTGGACCCCGACCTCGGACCCTCCGGCGTCCGCGCCATTGGCCGCCGGTTCGCACTCGCGCTGGTCTGGATCGGCTCCGGCATCCTCGTCGGCGCCTTCGTGCCGCTCGCGGGCGTCGTCATCATCGCGGGCTTCCTCCCCGCCTACTACCTCCCCATCCGCGGCGAGTACGGCGAGGATGACACGGCCGCCGACCGGCCCAGCTAG
- a CDS encoding DNA polymerase ligase N-terminal domain-containing protein: MVRVAPAFVLHHHRKPRPHFDLRLEEGGVLRSWAVPRGLPDSPDDNRLAIAVPDHHLDHLTYEDADKSIADIGTWEEHDRTDRRMLFTLHGRAGRRRYALIRTGEGWLLHLTKEQPPDERG, from the coding sequence ATGGTAAGAGTGGCACCCGCCTTCGTCCTGCATCACCACCGCAAACCACGACCGCACTTCGACCTGCGGCTCGAGGAGGGCGGTGTGTTGCGCTCCTGGGCGGTCCCTCGTGGCCTGCCGGACAGCCCGGACGACAACCGGCTCGCGATAGCCGTGCCCGACCACCACCTCGATCACCTGACCTACGAGGACGCCGACAAGTCGATCGCGGACATCGGCACGTGGGAGGAGCACGACCGCACCGACCGTCGGATGCTGTTCACGTTGCACGGCCGTGCCGGCCGACGGCGCTACGCGCTGATCCGTACCGGCGAGGGGTGGCTGCTCCACCTGACGAAGGAGCAGCCGCCGGACGAGCGCGGATAG
- a CDS encoding AMP-binding protein gives MLLPSLSGAGPDRADAVSVDGQVISREALRAGAGAVAADIAGASTVAVLASPGVATVAAIVGGLLSGVAVVPVPPDTGAAELAHVLTDSGAELLLAGEPEAPVLADCPIPVLPVDVARRGELSSVDPDPSTTGLILYTSGTTGPPKGVLLSHAAIRAGIDAVAHAWDWTDEDVLVQGLPLYHVHGLILGLLGPLRVGSPLVHTRRPTPARYAAARGSMYFGVPTVWGRVCGEPAAARALSAARLLVSGSAPLPAPVFAELEALTGHRPVERYGMTETLITLSTRADGPRRAGSVGRPVRGVQARLVDDAGAPVPSDGRTFGALQIRGATLFDGYLHLPEKTAETFTADGWFRTGDVATVDEAGDYRIVGRASADIIKSGGYRIGAGEIEDCLLTHPQVREVAVVGAPHADLGQEVVAFIVGEESLAARSLVTYVEKRLSRHKRPRHVHVVESLPRNALGKVQKATLLSLLESGALPGGV, from the coding sequence ATGCTGTTGCCGTCGTTGTCCGGAGCTGGGCCCGACCGTGCGGACGCCGTGAGCGTCGACGGCCAGGTCATCTCCCGGGAAGCATTGCGGGCCGGTGCGGGTGCGGTGGCCGCCGACATCGCCGGGGCCTCGACGGTGGCGGTGCTCGCCAGCCCGGGCGTGGCGACGGTGGCCGCGATCGTCGGTGGTCTGCTGTCCGGGGTGGCGGTGGTTCCGGTGCCGCCGGACACCGGCGCGGCCGAGCTGGCCCATGTGCTCACCGACTCCGGGGCCGAGCTGCTGCTGGCCGGTGAACCGGAGGCGCCGGTGTTGGCGGACTGTCCGATACCAGTGCTACCGGTCGACGTTGCCCGACGCGGTGAGCTGTCGAGCGTCGACCCCGACCCGTCCACGACCGGGCTGATCCTCTACACCAGCGGCACCACCGGCCCACCGAAGGGCGTCCTGCTGAGTCACGCCGCGATCCGGGCGGGCATCGACGCTGTCGCACACGCCTGGGACTGGACCGACGAGGACGTCCTCGTGCAGGGGCTGCCGCTCTATCACGTACACGGTCTGATTCTTGGTCTGCTGGGGCCGTTGCGGGTCGGCTCGCCGCTGGTGCACACCCGACGGCCGACGCCGGCCCGGTACGCGGCCGCGCGAGGTTCGATGTACTTCGGGGTTCCCACGGTGTGGGGCCGGGTCTGCGGCGAGCCGGCCGCCGCCCGCGCGCTGTCCGCGGCCCGACTGCTGGTCTCCGGCAGCGCGCCGCTGCCCGCGCCGGTCTTCGCCGAGCTGGAGGCGTTGACCGGGCACCGGCCCGTCGAGCGGTACGGCATGACCGAGACGCTGATAACGCTCAGTACCCGGGCTGACGGCCCGCGGCGAGCCGGTTCGGTCGGCCGTCCGGTGCGCGGGGTGCAGGCCCGACTCGTGGACGACGCCGGTGCACCGGTGCCGTCCGACGGGCGAACCTTCGGGGCGCTGCAGATCCGTGGTGCCACGCTGTTCGACGGCTATCTGCACCTGCCGGAGAAGACCGCCGAGACGTTCACCGCCGACGGCTGGTTCCGCACGGGTGACGTGGCGACTGTCGACGAGGCGGGGGACTACCGCATCGTCGGGCGGGCCAGCGCCGACATCATCAAGAGCGGCGGGTACCGGATCGGCGCCGGCGAGATCGAGGACTGCCTGCTCACCCACCCTCAGGTACGCGAGGTCGCCGTGGTCGGTGCCCCGCACGCCGACCTGGGCCAGGAGGTGGTGGCGTTCATCGTCGGTGAGGAGTCGCTGGCCGCCCGATCGCTGGTGACCTATGTGGAGAAACGGTTGTCCCGGCACAAGCGGCCGCGTCACGTGCACGTGGTGGAATCATTGCCGCGCAATGCCCTGGGCAAGGTGCAGAAGGCAACTTTACTGTCGTTGCTGGAATCGGGCGCCTTGCCGGGCGGTGTCTGA
- a CDS encoding hydroxyisourate hydrolase produces the protein MSVSAQALDGVFGRPAAGIRARLERADDGGWKPVADAESDPDGHIDDWAAELLERGPYRIVFDSDHYFSGLGVSAAYPEIAVTFRVQDESDTCQVQVLLTPYSYSMYFGTRG, from the coding sequence ATGAGTGTTTCGGCGCAAGCTTTGGACGGTGTGTTCGGCCGCCCCGCGGCGGGCATCCGGGCGCGATTGGAACGCGCTGACGACGGCGGCTGGAAGCCCGTCGCCGATGCGGAGTCCGACCCCGACGGCCACATCGACGACTGGGCGGCGGAGCTCCTGGAGAGGGGCCCCTACCGGATCGTCTTCGACAGCGACCACTACTTCTCCGGTCTCGGCGTCAGCGCCGCGTACCCGGAGATCGCGGTCACCTTCCGGGTCCAGGACGAGTCCGACACCTGTCAGGTCCAGGTGCTCCTCACTCCCTACTCGTACTCGATGTACTTCGGCACCCGCGGATGA
- a CDS encoding BTAD domain-containing putative transcriptional regulator, with product MEVRVLGPLEVLVDGRRLDLGGHRQQIVFASLALEANRVVPVGRLMEAIYGDDLPSTSRAQVQICVSALRRLFNTHDHPDTIVTRSQGYLLRVTDGTLDLDRFVGLVEGGRRARSAQNVDEAVGHIRAALALWRGRALYGLESRLVQSAANRLDERRINLHEDCVELELELGRHRDLIPELSDLVEQHPLRERLRGQLMLALYRSGRQAEALDVYRQARRTMIDELGLEPNQWLQQLEHAILTSDEELAAPVSPAPAPTAPAPLPPVPPALVVAPVDDLPLSAITPPVIVAPTEPVVPVTVPCLLPTDIADFTGRSKQIDVIEQQLLMAAESPTQFAVPIVVAAGKPGIGKTTLAVHVSHRAATRYPDGQLFADMHGRSPQRVGPMQVLERFLRTLGVPGTAMPEVLEERAELYRDLLSDRRMLIVLDNVAGESQVLPLLPGTPHSAVLVTSRSRLAGLPGAIHLDVDVFDEEHSLELLAHVAGRERIEQEPEAAAQLAYLCGNLPLALRIAGARLSARQHWTVEHLVERLDNEARRLDELKHSGMGIRASISLTYDSLTEEARRLFRRLAVLDVPSFSGWVSAALLDEPVMDAQDLLDDLAEAQLVESTSMGPGQVPQYRFHDLIRVFARERLAAEETVADRNAALCRVLGALLFLAEAAHCGLHGGPYFVLSSDAPRWPLPQRLTEQLVTRPLNWFERERHSLVAGVRQAAQAGFTDLCWTLAHIAVTLFEPRIYLNDWRETHRIALAASKTAGDQRGQAAMLYSNGSLFLAEQRFDEARRDLEAAGTIFRGLDDEQGLALVTRQIAFADRIRGDLPAAATRYEHALDSFRRSGDLGAAAYVLHSLAQVHMESGNPQEALAILPEALVMSRSARSRRVEAQVLHRMGDTYLNTGDPHAAASAFAEALAVVQDIGDPVGEAYALHGMGVAHMTAGDLTAAETALQSALGLASTAGERLIEARVSLALGELALEHGSATQAVVHLHRALGLFRGIRAPKFEQRVLTKLTEAYVAAGGREHPASAAAEPLRDNVVPLVRQPRPQRPDRTGSGSSVVQSVRQG from the coding sequence GTGGAGGTACGGGTTCTGGGACCGCTTGAGGTCCTGGTCGACGGCAGACGACTTGACCTGGGCGGCCACCGCCAACAGATCGTGTTCGCCAGCCTCGCGCTGGAGGCCAACCGGGTCGTCCCGGTGGGACGCCTGATGGAGGCCATCTACGGCGACGACCTGCCCAGCACCTCACGTGCCCAGGTGCAGATCTGCGTCTCGGCGCTCCGACGACTGTTCAACACCCACGACCACCCCGACACCATCGTCACCCGGTCCCAGGGTTACCTGCTCCGGGTCACCGACGGGACGTTGGACCTCGACCGGTTCGTCGGTCTGGTCGAGGGCGGCCGGCGTGCTCGCTCCGCGCAGAACGTCGACGAGGCGGTCGGGCACATCCGCGCCGCCCTCGCCCTCTGGCGTGGCCGCGCTCTCTACGGGCTGGAGAGCCGGCTGGTCCAATCAGCGGCCAACCGCCTCGACGAGCGGCGGATCAACCTCCACGAGGACTGCGTCGAACTCGAACTCGAACTCGGCCGGCACCGCGATCTCATCCCGGAACTCTCCGACCTGGTCGAACAGCACCCGCTGCGCGAACGGCTGCGCGGGCAGCTGATGCTCGCCCTGTACCGGTCCGGTCGCCAGGCCGAGGCCCTCGACGTCTACCGTCAGGCTCGCCGCACGATGATCGACGAGCTGGGCCTCGAACCGAACCAGTGGCTACAGCAGCTGGAACACGCGATCCTCACCTCGGACGAGGAACTCGCCGCACCGGTCTCACCCGCGCCAGCGCCGACCGCTCCGGCGCCGCTGCCGCCGGTCCCGCCGGCGCTGGTCGTCGCGCCGGTCGACGACCTCCCCCTCAGCGCGATCACCCCGCCGGTGATCGTCGCCCCCACCGAGCCGGTCGTCCCGGTCACCGTGCCGTGCCTGCTCCCCACCGACATCGCCGACTTCACCGGCCGGTCCAAGCAGATCGACGTCATCGAGCAGCAACTGTTGATGGCCGCGGAGAGCCCGACGCAGTTCGCGGTGCCGATCGTGGTGGCCGCCGGCAAACCCGGCATCGGCAAGACCACCCTCGCCGTGCACGTGTCGCACCGCGCGGCGACCCGCTACCCCGACGGGCAACTCTTCGCCGACATGCACGGCCGCAGCCCGCAGCGGGTCGGCCCGATGCAGGTGCTGGAACGCTTCCTGCGGACCCTCGGCGTCCCCGGCACCGCGATGCCCGAGGTGCTGGAGGAACGCGCCGAGCTCTACCGTGACCTGCTCTCCGACCGCCGGATGCTGATCGTGCTGGACAACGTGGCCGGTGAGAGCCAGGTGCTGCCCCTGCTGCCCGGCACCCCTCATTCAGCCGTGCTGGTCACCAGCCGCAGCCGGCTGGCCGGTCTGCCCGGCGCGATCCACCTCGACGTCGACGTCTTCGACGAAGAGCACTCGCTCGAACTGCTGGCACACGTCGCCGGGCGGGAACGGATCGAGCAGGAGCCCGAGGCGGCCGCGCAGCTCGCCTATCTCTGCGGGAACCTGCCCCTGGCCCTGCGGATCGCCGGTGCCCGGCTCTCCGCCCGGCAGCACTGGACCGTCGAGCACCTCGTCGAGCGGCTCGACAACGAGGCGCGGCGCCTGGACGAGCTGAAACACAGCGGGATGGGGATCAGGGCCAGCATCTCGCTCACCTACGACAGCCTCACCGAGGAGGCCCGCCGGCTCTTCCGCCGGCTCGCCGTCCTCGACGTGCCGTCGTTCTCGGGCTGGGTCAGCGCCGCACTGCTGGACGAGCCGGTGATGGACGCCCAGGATCTGCTGGACGACCTCGCCGAGGCGCAACTCGTGGAGAGCACGAGCATGGGTCCGGGGCAGGTCCCGCAGTACCGGTTCCACGACCTGATCAGGGTCTTCGCCCGGGAACGCCTCGCCGCCGAGGAGACCGTCGCCGACCGCAACGCCGCGCTGTGTCGGGTGCTCGGCGCCCTGCTGTTCCTCGCCGAGGCCGCCCACTGCGGCCTGCATGGCGGGCCGTACTTCGTCCTCAGCAGCGACGCCCCGCGCTGGCCGCTGCCGCAACGACTGACCGAGCAGCTGGTCACCCGTCCGCTGAACTGGTTCGAACGGGAGCGGCACTCGCTCGTCGCCGGAGTCCGGCAGGCCGCGCAGGCCGGCTTCACCGACCTGTGCTGGACGCTCGCCCACATCGCGGTGACCCTCTTCGAGCCGCGCATCTACCTCAACGACTGGCGGGAGACCCACCGCATCGCGCTCGCCGCCAGCAAGACGGCGGGTGACCAGCGGGGGCAGGCGGCCATGCTCTACTCCAACGGCTCACTCTTCCTCGCCGAGCAGCGGTTCGACGAGGCACGCCGCGACCTGGAGGCGGCCGGGACCATCTTCCGCGGCCTCGACGACGAGCAGGGGCTGGCGCTGGTCACCCGGCAGATCGCGTTCGCCGACCGGATCCGAGGTGACCTGCCGGCCGCGGCCACCCGCTACGAGCACGCGCTGGACAGCTTCCGACGCAGCGGCGACCTGGGCGCCGCCGCCTACGTGCTGCACAGCCTGGCGCAGGTGCACATGGAGAGCGGCAATCCGCAGGAGGCGTTGGCCATCCTGCCCGAGGCGCTGGTGATGAGCCGCAGCGCCCGCAGTCGTCGGGTCGAGGCGCAGGTGCTGCACCGCATGGGCGACACCTACCTGAACACCGGGGACCCGCACGCGGCGGCCAGCGCGTTCGCCGAGGCGTTGGCCGTGGTGCAGGACATCGGCGACCCGGTCGGCGAGGCGTACGCGCTGCACGGGATGGGCGTGGCGCACATGACGGCCGGTGACCTGACCGCCGCCGAAACAGCGCTGCAGAGCGCCCTCGGCCTGGCGAGCACGGCCGGTGAACGACTCATCGAGGCGCGGGTGTCGCTGGCGCTCGGCGAACTCGCGCTCGAACACGGCAGCGCGACGCAGGCGGTGGTGCATCTGCACCGGGCACTCGGGCTGTTCCGGGGCATCCGCGCGCCGAAGTTCGAACAGCGGGTGCTGACCAAGCTGACCGAGGCGTACGTGGCGGCCGGGGGCCGGGAACATCCGGCGTCTGCGGCGGCCGAACCGCTGCGGGACAACGTGGTTCCGCTGGTGCGTCAACCTCGGCCGCAACGGCCGGATCGCACGGGCAGCGGTTCCTCGGTGGTGCAGAGCGTTCGTCAGGGCTGA
- a CDS encoding 2-isopropylmalate synthase: MNPSRRSAGRYLPTASVSLPDRTWPSRTVTTAPRWLSTDLRDGNQSLANPMSPARKLAMFRLLVEMGYQEIEVGFPVASQDDHDFVRLLIEDDLIPDDVCITVLTQARDELIRRTVESLAGAPRARVHIYNATSPLFRRVVFGMTRAECLDLAVQGTRLMMKYADRTLAGTDLRYQYSPELFNDTELEFSLEVCEAVMDVWQPETDRPIILNFPTTVERTMPNVFADQIEWLDRNLSRREHVCLSVHPHNDRGTGVASAEMATLAGAQRVEGCLFGNGERAGNVCLVTLGLNLYTQGVDPGIDFSDINRIRRTVEYCNELPVHPRHPYGGDLAYTAFSGSHQDAIKKGFDERARAAMAIGASVDDLPWEVPYLPLDPEDVGRTYETVVRINSQSGKGGVAYVLASRHGLLLPRDLQLEFAAVVQAQADAAGAEISPTRIGELFLQEYVVRRPLSVPLRFRDTVATELHVGGGGFTVGAARADAVEQIRTTMLSWGIDVRAVHRTGVGAVSERDDVVVYAECRLGTRTVWGVGIDAEPDTAAFAAVRAALSRALRSGNALETVGDLDAPVMHPAPPRLRPVLAGAVGLDRAG; encoded by the coding sequence GTGAACCCGAGTCGACGATCCGCCGGCCGCTACCTGCCCACCGCCTCGGTGAGCCTGCCGGACCGGACATGGCCGAGCCGTACGGTCACCACCGCGCCCCGGTGGCTCTCGACCGACCTGCGCGACGGCAACCAGTCGTTGGCCAACCCCATGAGCCCGGCCCGGAAGCTGGCCATGTTCCGGTTGCTCGTGGAGATGGGCTACCAGGAGATCGAGGTCGGTTTCCCGGTCGCGAGCCAGGACGACCACGACTTCGTCCGGCTGCTGATCGAGGACGACCTGATTCCGGACGACGTCTGCATCACGGTGCTGACCCAGGCTCGCGACGAGCTGATCCGGCGCACCGTGGAGAGCCTGGCCGGCGCGCCGCGGGCGCGCGTCCACATCTACAACGCCACCTCACCGCTGTTCCGCCGGGTCGTCTTCGGCATGACCCGGGCGGAGTGCCTGGACCTCGCGGTGCAGGGGACGCGCCTGATGATGAAGTACGCGGACCGCACCCTGGCCGGCACCGACCTGCGCTACCAGTACTCGCCGGAGCTGTTCAACGACACCGAGCTGGAGTTCTCCCTGGAGGTCTGCGAGGCGGTGATGGACGTGTGGCAGCCGGAGACGGACCGCCCGATCATCCTGAACTTCCCGACCACCGTCGAGCGCACCATGCCGAACGTGTTCGCCGACCAGATCGAGTGGCTGGACCGCAACCTGTCCCGCCGCGAGCACGTGTGCCTCTCGGTGCACCCGCACAACGACCGCGGCACCGGCGTCGCCTCCGCGGAGATGGCCACCCTGGCCGGCGCGCAACGGGTCGAGGGCTGCCTGTTCGGCAACGGCGAACGGGCCGGCAACGTCTGCCTGGTCACCCTCGGACTGAACCTCTACACCCAGGGCGTCGACCCGGGCATCGACTTCTCCGACATCAACCGGATCCGGCGGACTGTCGAGTACTGCAACGAACTGCCGGTGCACCCGCGCCACCCGTACGGCGGGGATCTGGCGTACACCGCGTTCTCCGGCTCGCACCAGGACGCCATCAAGAAGGGTTTCGACGAGCGCGCCCGGGCCGCGATGGCGATCGGCGCGTCGGTGGACGACCTGCCCTGGGAGGTGCCGTACCTGCCGCTGGACCCGGAGGACGTCGGCCGCACCTACGAGACGGTGGTCCGGATCAACAGCCAGTCCGGTAAGGGCGGCGTCGCGTACGTGCTGGCCAGCCGGCACGGCCTGCTCCTGCCGCGCGACCTGCAACTGGAGTTCGCCGCCGTGGTGCAGGCGCAGGCCGACGCCGCCGGGGCGGAGATCTCACCGACGCGCATCGGGGAGCTGTTCCTCCAGGAGTACGTCGTGCGGCGCCCCCTGTCGGTGCCGCTGCGCTTCCGCGACACGGTCGCCACCGAACTGCACGTCGGGGGCGGCGGCTTCACCGTCGGCGCGGCCCGGGCCGACGCCGTCGAGCAGATCCGCACCACGATGCTGTCCTGGGGGATCGACGTGCGCGCCGTGCACCGCACCGGGGTCGGCGCGGTCAGCGAGCGCGACGACGTGGTCGTGTACGCCGAGTGTCGACTCGGCACCCGTACCGTCTGGGGCGTCGGCATCGACGCTGAGCCGGACACCGCTGCCTTCGCCGCCGTCCGCGCGGCGCTCAGCCGCGCGTTGCGCTCCGGCAACGCCCTGGAAACCGTCGGGGACCTCGACGCCCCCGTGATGCACCCCGCGCCACCCCGGCTGCGCCCGGTCCTGGCCGGCGCCGTCGGTCTCGACCGGGCCGGCTGA
- a CDS encoding LuxR family transcriptional regulator has protein sequence MGLVERDKAVTGLEGLLTEAVAGRGRVAMITGTVGTGKSELLHTLADRAVDFGALAVTASGAHAERNLPLALLSQLFHDAPLQDRERERAMSLLHEGTVAALAADNRDDNEHIDVQIVHGLCTILLELAERYPLALLVDDVHHADRASVVCLAYLARRARFAPVLVAFTQTEFGRSADPSWQAELLRPGHGSRLKLAPLTGLGVQQFAAETVGTEVAERLAGQWYQLTGGNPLLVGGLLEDYQAATEETGAAPDEVVVGERYAQAVVSCLRRGEAQLLEVARGVAVLADTEALDRLLRTDAGVVAQAMRALTTAGIFTLGGFRHPVAAAAVLAGFDQDERAELHRRAAVLAYDGGASARVVAEHLLGAKEASEAWGVAALEDAARQALREGQVESAVSYLKLAWRACTDERQKIKIMTTLVRAEWRVNPSTSSSYLPELAGALDKGFLQGSDAVILAKALLWHGQLAEAEVILAHLAATGVDLDPAAAGELAMTRPWLRCSYTPLAQHFRPAPVTVSTVSASRRLEAANALSTVLSDTPSESVAGVVERILRSSRLDEMSLDTVESALLTLTYGGHAEQAAPWCDLFIEEAHTRRAPSRQARLAAIRAEVALRLGDLPGAARHARLALEIMPPSSWGVGVGVPLASLVTACTAMGRFDEVSEWLDQPVPETMFQTRYGLHYLHARGRYSMATGHLPLALRDFQKCGELMTTWELDAPGLVAWRTDAAETLLRMGRPDQARRLIEDQLGRCGKDMPRVHGSALRLLAATSQLRHRPMLLRQAADLLQSGADRYEHSRVLVDLTEAYHALGESRRAGMIGRRARALAEECDAQPLLRRLSRDIGWDDKETAAAQPSVTGSAAMLSDAERRVAALAAIGYTNREISDKLYITVSTVEQHLTRIYRKLGVVGRTDLPAHLELDLSATV, from the coding sequence ATGGGACTCGTTGAGAGAGACAAGGCGGTGACAGGGCTCGAGGGCCTGCTCACCGAGGCGGTCGCGGGTCGCGGCCGGGTGGCGATGATCACCGGTACCGTCGGCACCGGCAAGAGCGAACTTCTGCACACCCTGGCCGACCGGGCGGTCGACTTCGGTGCCCTGGCGGTCACCGCGAGCGGCGCCCACGCCGAGCGCAACCTGCCCCTGGCGCTGCTCAGCCAGCTCTTTCACGACGCGCCCCTGCAGGACCGCGAGCGTGAGCGGGCGATGAGCCTGCTGCACGAGGGCACTGTCGCGGCCCTGGCCGCCGACAACCGGGACGACAACGAGCACATCGACGTGCAGATCGTGCACGGGCTCTGCACCATCCTGCTGGAACTGGCCGAACGCTATCCGCTGGCGTTGCTCGTCGACGACGTGCACCACGCCGACCGCGCCTCGGTGGTCTGCCTGGCGTACCTGGCCCGGCGCGCCCGGTTCGCGCCGGTCCTGGTCGCCTTCACACAGACCGAGTTCGGGCGCAGCGCCGATCCGTCCTGGCAGGCGGAACTGCTGCGCCCCGGGCACGGCAGCCGGCTCAAGTTGGCTCCGCTCACCGGCCTCGGCGTCCAGCAGTTCGCCGCCGAGACGGTCGGCACCGAGGTCGCCGAGCGGCTGGCCGGCCAGTGGTACCAGCTCACCGGCGGCAACCCGCTGCTGGTCGGCGGCCTGCTGGAGGACTACCAGGCGGCCACCGAGGAGACCGGCGCCGCACCGGACGAGGTGGTGGTGGGGGAGCGGTACGCCCAGGCCGTGGTGTCCTGCCTGCGTCGCGGTGAAGCGCAGCTGCTGGAGGTCGCCCGGGGCGTCGCCGTGCTCGCCGACACCGAGGCACTCGACCGGCTCCTGCGGACCGACGCGGGGGTGGTCGCGCAGGCCATGCGGGCGCTGACCACCGCCGGCATCTTCACCCTCGGTGGGTTCCGGCACCCGGTGGCCGCGGCCGCCGTGCTCGCCGGGTTCGACCAGGACGAGCGGGCGGAGCTGCACCGGCGCGCGGCGGTGCTCGCCTACGACGGCGGCGCGTCGGCGCGGGTGGTGGCCGAGCACCTGCTGGGCGCCAAGGAGGCCAGCGAGGCGTGGGGAGTGGCGGCGCTGGAGGACGCCGCCCGGCAGGCCCTGCGTGAGGGCCAGGTGGAGTCGGCCGTCAGCTACCTCAAGCTGGCCTGGCGGGCCTGCACCGACGAACGGCAGAAAATCAAGATCATGACCACTCTGGTACGCGCCGAGTGGCGGGTCAACCCCAGTACCTCCAGCAGCTACCTGCCCGAACTCGCCGGCGCCCTGGACAAGGGCTTCCTGCAGGGCAGCGACGCGGTGATCCTGGCCAAGGCGCTGCTGTGGCACGGGCAGCTCGCCGAGGCGGAGGTGATCCTGGCGCACCTCGCCGCCACCGGGGTGGACCTCGACCCGGCCGCCGCCGGCGAACTGGCGATGACCCGGCCCTGGCTGCGCTGCTCGTACACGCCGCTGGCCCAGCACTTCCGGCCGGCGCCGGTGACCGTCTCCACGGTCTCGGCGAGTCGCCGCCTGGAAGCGGCCAACGCGCTGTCCACGGTGCTCAGCGACACCCCGTCGGAGAGTGTGGCCGGCGTCGTCGAGCGCATCCTGCGCAGCTCCCGGCTCGACGAGATGAGCCTGGACACGGTGGAGAGCGCCCTGCTCACCCTCACCTACGGCGGGCACGCCGAACAGGCGGCGCCCTGGTGCGACCTGTTCATCGAGGAGGCGCACACCCGGCGCGCCCCCAGCCGGCAGGCCCGTCTCGCCGCGATCCGGGCCGAGGTCGCCCTGCGCCTCGGTGACCTGCCCGGCGCGGCCCGACACGCCCGCCTGGCCCTGGAGATCATGCCGCCGAGCAGTTGGGGGGTGGGCGTCGGCGTGCCGCTGGCCAGCCTCGTCACGGCCTGCACCGCGATGGGTCGCTTCGACGAGGTGTCCGAGTGGCTGGACCAGCCGGTTCCGGAGACCATGTTCCAGACCCGGTACGGGCTGCACTACCTGCACGCCCGTGGTCGCTACAGCATGGCGACCGGCCACCTGCCGCTCGCGCTCCGGGACTTCCAGAAGTGCGGTGAGCTGATGACCACCTGGGAGCTGGACGCGCCGGGCCTGGTCGCCTGGCGCACCGACGCCGCCGAGACCCTGCTGCGGATGGGACGCCCCGACCAGGCCCGTCGGCTCATCGAGGACCAGCTGGGCCGCTGCGGCAAGGACATGCCGCGCGTACACGGCTCCGCGCTGCGCCTGCTCGCCGCGACCAGCCAGCTGCGGCACCGGCCGATGCTGCTGCGGCAGGCGGCCGACCTGTTGCAGTCCGGCGCCGACCGGTACGAGCACTCCCGGGTGCTCGTCGACCTGACCGAGGCGTACCACGCGCTCGGTGAGTCGCGGCGGGCGGGAATGATCGGCCGGCGGGCCCGGGCACTGGCGGAGGAGTGCGACGCGCAGCCTCTGCTCCGCCGGCTCTCGCGGGACATCGGCTGGGACGACAAGGAGACCGCCGCGGCGCAGCCCAGCGTCACCGGCAGTGCCGCGATGCTCAGCGACGCCGAACGCCGGGTGGCCGCCCTGGCCGCGATCGGCTACACCAACCGGGAGATCTCCGACAAGCTCTACATCACGGTGAGCACTGTGGAGCAGCACCTGACACGCATCTACCGCAAGCTCGGCGTGGTGGGGCGTACCGACCTGCCGGCGCACCTCGAACTCGACCTGTCCGCGACCGTCTGA